A genomic segment from Actinomadura hallensis encodes:
- the rplP gene encoding 50S ribosomal protein L16 codes for MLIPRKVKHRKQHHPKRKGLAKGGTRVTFGEYGIQAVEGAYVTNRQIEAARIAMTRHIKRGGKVWINIFPDRPLTKKPAETRMGSGKGSVEWWVANVKPGRVMFELTYPNEEVARAALMRAIHKLPMKCKIVKREVGE; via the coding sequence ATGCTGATCCCTCGCAAGGTCAAGCACCGCAAGCAGCACCACCCGAAGCGCAAGGGCCTGGCCAAGGGCGGCACCAGGGTGACGTTCGGTGAGTACGGCATCCAGGCCGTCGAGGGCGCGTACGTGACCAACCGGCAGATCGAGGCCGCGCGTATCGCGATGACCCGCCACATCAAGCGGGGCGGCAAGGTCTGGATCAACATCTTCCCGGACCGCCCGCTGACCAAGAAGCCCGCCGAGACCCGCATGGGCTCCGGTAAGGGCTCGGTCGAGTGGTGGGTGGCCAACGTCAAGCCCGGACGCGTGATGTTCGAGCTCACCTACCCCAACGAAGAGGTCGCCCGTGCGGCCCTCATGCGCGCGATCCACAAGCTTCCCATGAAGTGCAAGATCGTTAAGCGTGAGGTTGGTGAGTGA
- the rplD gene encoding 50S ribosomal protein L4: MTTKLDIDLPAEVFDAKTSVPLIHQVVVGQLAAARQGTHSTKTRGDVRGGGKKPYRQKGTGRARQGSIRAPQFAGGGVVHGPQPRDYTKRTPKKMKAAALRGALSDRARHDRVHVVDHLIEGDTPKTKTALKALREVTQAKRVLVVLDREDDVTWKSLRNEPSVHLIVPDQLNTYDVLVNDDVVFTKKAYDEFISRAAKK; encoded by the coding sequence GTGACGACCAAGCTCGACATCGACCTGCCCGCGGAGGTCTTCGACGCGAAGACCAGCGTGCCGCTGATCCACCAGGTCGTGGTGGGTCAGCTGGCCGCCGCGCGGCAGGGCACGCACTCGACCAAGACGCGCGGCGACGTGCGCGGCGGCGGCAAGAAGCCGTACCGCCAGAAGGGCACCGGCCGGGCCCGCCAGGGCTCGATCCGCGCGCCCCAGTTCGCCGGCGGCGGCGTCGTGCACGGCCCCCAGCCGCGCGACTACACCAAGAGGACGCCCAAGAAGATGAAGGCGGCCGCGCTGCGCGGCGCCCTGTCGGACCGCGCCCGGCACGACCGGGTCCACGTGGTCGACCACCTCATCGAGGGCGACACCCCGAAGACGAAGACCGCGCTGAAGGCCCTGCGCGAGGTCACCCAGGCGAAGCGCGTCCTCGTGGTCCTGGACCGTGAGGACGACGTGACCTGGAAGAGCCTGCGCAACGAGCCGAGCGTGCACCTCATCGTCCCCGACCAGCTCAACACCTACGACGTGCTGGTGAACGACGACGTCGTCTTCACGAAGAAGGCGTACGACGAGTTCATCTCGCGCGCGGCGAAGAAGTAA
- the rpmC gene encoding 50S ribosomal protein L29, whose product MAKGLTAEDLRTEPDDVLVTKLKEAKEELFNLRFQAATGQLESHGRLRTVKREIARIYTVMRERELGIVTVEDAAEDNE is encoded by the coding sequence ATGGCCAAGGGACTGACGGCCGAGGACCTGCGGACCGAACCCGACGACGTCCTGGTCACCAAGCTCAAGGAGGCCAAGGAGGAGCTGTTCAACCTCCGCTTCCAGGCCGCCACCGGCCAGCTTGAGAGCCACGGGCGGCTGCGCACCGTGAAGCGCGAGATCGCCCGCATCTACACCGTGATGCGGGAGCGCGAGCTCGGCATCGTCACGGTCGAGGACGCCGCGGAGGACAACGAATGA
- the tuf gene encoding elongation factor Tu, which translates to MAKAKFERTKPHVNIGTIGHIDHGKTTLTAAITKVLHDKYPDLNPFTPFEDIDKAPEERDRGITISISHVEYQTESRHYAHVDCPGHADYIKNMITGAAQMDGAILVVAATDGPMPQTKEHVLLARQVGVPYIVVALNKCDMVDDEEILELVELEVRELLTEYEFPGDEVPVVRVSAFQALQGDEKWGEKIVELMTAVDENVPEPVRDVDKPFLMPIEDVFSITGRGTVVTGRIERGVINVNDTVDIVGIKDKTLTTTVTGVEMFRKLLDQGQAGDNVGLLLRGVKREEVERGQCVIKPGTTTPHTEFEAQVYILSKDEGGRHTPFFNNYRPQFYFRTTDVTGVVHLPEGTEMVMPSDNTEMRVELIQPVAMEEGLKFAIREGGRTVGSGRVTKIIK; encoded by the coding sequence GTGGCGAAGGCCAAGTTCGAGCGGACGAAGCCGCACGTGAACATCGGCACCATTGGACACATCGACCACGGTAAGACGACGCTTACCGCGGCGATCACCAAGGTGCTCCACGACAAGTACCCGGACCTCAACCCCTTCACGCCGTTCGAGGACATCGACAAGGCGCCGGAGGAGCGCGACCGCGGGATCACGATCTCCATCTCGCACGTCGAGTACCAGACCGAGTCGCGGCACTACGCGCACGTCGACTGCCCGGGTCACGCCGACTACATCAAGAACATGATCACCGGTGCGGCGCAGATGGACGGCGCCATCCTGGTGGTCGCCGCGACCGACGGCCCGATGCCGCAGACCAAGGAGCACGTGCTCCTGGCCCGCCAGGTCGGCGTTCCCTACATCGTCGTCGCGCTGAACAAGTGCGACATGGTCGACGACGAGGAGATCCTGGAGCTCGTCGAGCTCGAGGTCCGCGAGCTGCTCACCGAGTACGAGTTCCCGGGCGACGAGGTCCCGGTCGTGCGCGTCTCCGCCTTCCAGGCCCTGCAGGGCGACGAGAAGTGGGGCGAGAAGATCGTCGAGCTGATGACCGCGGTCGACGAGAACGTGCCCGAGCCGGTCCGCGACGTCGACAAGCCGTTCCTGATGCCGATCGAGGACGTCTTCTCGATCACCGGCCGCGGCACCGTGGTGACCGGCCGCATCGAGCGCGGTGTCATCAACGTCAACGACACCGTCGACATCGTCGGCATCAAGGACAAGACGCTCACCACCACGGTCACCGGCGTCGAGATGTTCCGCAAGCTGCTCGACCAGGGCCAGGCGGGCGACAACGTCGGCCTGCTCCTGCGCGGTGTCAAGCGCGAGGAGGTGGAGCGCGGCCAGTGCGTCATCAAGCCGGGCACCACCACTCCGCACACCGAGTTCGAGGCGCAGGTCTACATCCTGTCCAAGGACGAGGGCGGCCGGCACACGCCGTTCTTCAACAACTACCGTCCGCAGTTCTACTTCCGGACCACCGACGTGACCGGCGTGGTGCACCTCCCCGAGGGCACCGAGATGGTCATGCCCAGCGACAACACCGAGATGCGCGTCGAGCTGATCCAGCCCGTCGCCATGGAGGAGGGCCTGAAGTTCGCCATCCGCGAGGGTGGCCGGACCGTCGGCTCGGGTCGCGTCACCAAGATCATCAAGTAG
- the rplW gene encoding 50S ribosomal protein L23: MNKIADPRDIIIAPVVSEKSYGLLDENKYTFIVRPDANKTQIKQAVEAVFGVKVTNVNTLNRPGKRKRTRFGYGKRKDTKRAIVSLAEGERIDIFGGTA, from the coding sequence ATGAACAAGATCGCCGACCCCCGCGACATCATCATCGCGCCGGTCGTCTCGGAGAAGAGCTACGGGCTGCTGGACGAGAACAAGTACACCTTCATCGTCCGCCCGGACGCCAACAAGACGCAGATCAAGCAGGCCGTCGAGGCGGTGTTCGGGGTCAAGGTGACGAACGTGAACACGCTCAACCGGCCCGGTAAGCGCAAGCGCACGCGGTTCGGCTACGGCAAGCGCAAGGACACCAAGCGCGCGATCGTCAGCCTTGCCGAGGGCGAGCGGATCGACATCTTCGGCGGCACGGCCTGA
- the rplC gene encoding 50S ribosomal protein L3: protein MSTQRKGVLGEKLGMTQVFDDEGRIVPVTVVQAGPCVVTQIRSPEKDGYAAVQLGFGQIDPRKVNKPRAGHFEKAGVTPRRYLVELRTDDATEYELGQEITADVFEAGQKIDVTGTSKGKGTAGVMKRHGFHGLGASHGTQRKHRSPGSIGGCATPGRVFKGLRMAGRHGNARTTVQNLTVHAVDAEKNLLLIKGAVPGPNGGVVLVRDAVKGTGK from the coding sequence ATGAGTACGCAGAGGAAGGGCGTCCTGGGCGAGAAGCTCGGCATGACCCAGGTCTTCGACGATGAGGGCCGGATCGTTCCGGTGACCGTCGTCCAGGCCGGGCCGTGCGTCGTCACCCAGATCCGCAGCCCGGAGAAGGACGGCTACGCCGCCGTGCAGCTCGGGTTCGGGCAGATCGACCCGCGCAAGGTGAACAAGCCGCGCGCGGGTCACTTCGAGAAGGCCGGCGTCACGCCGCGCCGCTACCTCGTCGAACTGCGCACCGACGACGCCACCGAGTACGAACTCGGCCAGGAGATCACCGCCGACGTCTTCGAGGCCGGCCAGAAGATCGACGTCACCGGCACGAGCAAGGGCAAGGGCACCGCGGGTGTCATGAAGCGCCACGGCTTCCACGGCCTGGGCGCCTCGCACGGCACCCAGCGCAAGCACCGCTCGCCGGGCTCGATCGGCGGCTGCGCGACCCCCGGTCGCGTCTTCAAGGGCCTCCGCATGGCGGGACGGCACGGCAACGCCCGCACCACCGTGCAGAACCTGACCGTTCACGCCGTCGACGCGGAGAAGAACCTGCTGCTGATCAAGGGCGCGGTTCCCGGTCCCAACGGCGGCGTGGTGCTGGTCCGCGACGCAGTGAAGGGGACGGGCAAGTGA
- the rplB gene encoding 50S ribosomal protein L2 has protein sequence MGIRNYKPTTPGRRGSSVADFVEITRSEPEKSLLRPLPKKGGRNNHGRITTRHQGGGHKRAYRVIDFRRHDKDGVPAKVAHIEYDPNRTARIALLHYLDGEKRYILAPRGLKQGDRVENGPNADIKPGNCLPLRNIPTGTVLHAIELRPGGGAKIARSAGAGVQLLAKEGKYGTLRMPSGEMRMVDLRCRATVGEVGNAEQSNISWGKAGRMRWKGKRPSVRGVAMNPIDHPHGGGEGKTSGGRHPVNPAGKKEGRTRQANKSSDRLIVRRRSKKKR, from the coding sequence ATGGGCATCCGTAACTACAAGCCGACGACTCCGGGTCGTCGCGGCTCCAGCGTGGCCGACTTCGTCGAGATCACGCGCAGCGAGCCGGAGAAGTCGCTGCTGCGTCCGCTCCCCAAGAAGGGCGGCCGCAACAACCACGGCCGCATAACGACCCGGCACCAGGGCGGCGGGCACAAGCGCGCCTACCGCGTGATCGACTTCCGGCGGCACGACAAGGACGGCGTCCCGGCGAAGGTCGCGCACATCGAGTACGACCCGAACCGCACGGCCCGCATCGCGCTGCTGCACTACCTCGACGGCGAGAAGCGCTACATCCTCGCCCCGCGGGGCCTGAAGCAGGGCGACCGGGTCGAGAACGGGCCGAACGCCGACATCAAGCCGGGCAACTGCCTGCCGCTGCGCAACATCCCGACCGGCACCGTGCTGCACGCCATCGAGCTGCGGCCCGGCGGCGGCGCCAAGATCGCCCGCAGCGCGGGCGCGGGCGTCCAGCTGCTGGCCAAGGAGGGCAAGTACGGCACGCTGCGCATGCCGTCCGGCGAGATGCGCATGGTGGACCTGCGCTGCCGGGCGACGGTCGGCGAGGTCGGCAACGCCGAGCAGTCGAACATCAGCTGGGGCAAGGCGGGCCGCATGCGGTGGAAGGGCAAGCGCCCGTCCGTCCGCGGTGTCGCCATGAACCCGATCGACCACCCGCACGGTGGTGGTGAGGGCAAGACCTCCGGTGGCCGGCACCCGGTGAACCCGGCCGGTAAGAAGGAAGGCCGCACTCGACAGGCGAACAAGTCGAGCGACCGGCTGATCGTCCGTCGTCGCAGCAAGAAGAAGCGGTAG
- the rplN gene encoding 50S ribosomal protein L14 — MIQQESRLKVADNTGAKEILCIRVLGGSGRRYAGVGDIIVATVKDALPAAGVKKGDIVKAVIVRTRKERRRPDGSYIRFDENAAVLIRDGGDPRGTRIFGPVGRELREKKFMRIISLAPEVL; from the coding sequence GTGATCCAGCAGGAGTCGCGACTCAAGGTCGCCGACAACACGGGTGCGAAGGAGATACTTTGCATCCGGGTTCTCGGCGGCTCGGGTAGGCGCTACGCGGGAGTCGGCGACATCATCGTCGCGACGGTGAAGGACGCCCTTCCCGCCGCGGGCGTGAAGAAGGGTGACATCGTCAAGGCCGTCATCGTGCGCACCCGCAAGGAGCGCCGGCGCCCCGACGGCTCCTACATCCGCTTCGACGAGAACGCAGCCGTGCTCATCCGGGACGGCGGAGACCCCCGCGGCACCCGCATCTTCGGCCCGGTGGGCCGGGAGCTGCGCGAGAAGAAGTTCATGCGCATCATCTCGCTCGCGCCGGAGGTGCTCTGA
- the rpsQ gene encoding 30S ribosomal protein S17, which translates to MTEQTQQTEKRRPSRKVLEGLVVSDKMDKTVVVSVEDRVTHRRYHKVIRRTKNYKAHDEANECGVGDRVRLMETRPLSATKRWRVVEILEKAK; encoded by the coding sequence ATGACCGAGCAGACGCAGCAGACCGAGAAGCGGCGGCCGAGCCGCAAGGTCCTGGAGGGCCTCGTGGTCAGCGACAAGATGGACAAGACCGTGGTCGTGTCCGTCGAGGACCGCGTCACCCACCGCAGGTACCACAAGGTGATCCGCCGCACGAAGAACTACAAGGCGCACGACGAGGCCAACGAGTGTGGTGTCGGCGACCGCGTCCGTCTCATGGAGACCCGCCCGCTGTCGGCCACCAAGAGGTGGCGCGTGGTCGAGATCCTCGAGAAGGCCAAGTAA
- the rpsC gene encoding 30S ribosomal protein S3, translating to MGQKINPHGFRLGITTDHKSTWYADKLYKDYVKEDVQIRRMLQKGMDRAGISKVEIERTRDRVEVNIHTARPGIVIGRRGAEAERIRGDLEKLTGKQVRLNILEVKNPEIDAQLVAQGVAEQLSSRVAFRRAMRKAIQSAMKSGAKGIKVQCGGRLGGAEMSRSEFYREGQVPLHTLRADIDYGFYEARTTFGRIGVKVWIYKGEAAQTRAEREQQAAQQRAAGGGRERRGDRRGRGGRGRGGGERGGGAERSGAQKQQQQSSEQPAPAAEAAPQGEGS from the coding sequence GTGGGTCAGAAGATCAACCCGCACGGGTTCCGGCTCGGCATCACCACCGACCACAAGAGCACGTGGTACGCCGACAAGCTCTACAAGGACTACGTCAAGGAAGACGTCCAGATCCGGCGCATGCTGCAGAAGGGCATGGACCGGGCGGGCATCTCCAAGGTGGAGATCGAGCGGACCCGTGACCGTGTCGAGGTCAACATTCACACCGCCCGGCCGGGCATCGTCATCGGCCGTCGCGGCGCGGAGGCCGAGCGCATCCGGGGCGACCTGGAGAAGCTGACCGGCAAGCAGGTCCGGCTGAACATCCTCGAGGTGAAGAACCCCGAGATCGACGCGCAGCTCGTCGCGCAGGGCGTGGCCGAGCAGCTGTCCAGCCGGGTCGCGTTCCGCCGCGCGATGCGCAAGGCGATCCAGTCGGCGATGAAGTCGGGCGCCAAGGGCATCAAGGTCCAGTGCGGCGGCCGCCTCGGCGGCGCCGAGATGTCGCGGTCGGAGTTCTACCGCGAGGGCCAGGTCCCGCTGCACACGCTGCGGGCCGACATCGACTACGGCTTCTACGAGGCCCGGACGACGTTCGGCCGCATCGGCGTCAAGGTGTGGATCTACAAGGGCGAGGCCGCGCAGACCCGCGCCGAGCGGGAGCAGCAGGCCGCGCAGCAGCGCGCCGCCGGCGGCGGCCGTGAGCGTCGCGGCGACCGCCGCGGACGCGGTGGCCGCGGCCGTGGCGGCGGCGAGCGCGGCGGCGGTGCCGAGCGCAGCGGTGCCCAGAAGCAGCAGCAGCAGAGTTCCGAGCAGCCCGCTCCGGCGGCCGAGGCTGCTCCGCAGGGTGAGGGGAGCTGA
- the rpsJ gene encoding 30S ribosomal protein S10 translates to MAGQKIRIRLKAYDHEVIDTSAKKIVETVTRTGAKVAGPVPLPTEKNVYCVIRSPHKYKDSREHFEMRTHKRLIDIIDPTPKTVDSLMRLDLPAGVDIEIKL, encoded by the coding sequence ATGGCGGGACAGAAGATCCGCATCCGGCTCAAGGCCTACGACCACGAGGTCATCGACACCTCCGCGAAGAAGATCGTTGAGACGGTGACGCGGACGGGCGCCAAGGTCGCGGGCCCGGTGCCGCTGCCGACCGAGAAGAACGTGTACTGCGTCATCCGCTCGCCGCACAAGTACAAGGACAGCCGCGAGCACTTCGAGATGCGCACGCACAAGCGGTTGATCGACATCATCGATCCGACGCCCAAGACGGTCGACTCGCTCATGCGGCTCGACCTTCCGGCCGGCGTCGACATCGAGATCAAGCTCTAA
- the rpsS gene encoding 30S ribosomal protein S19: MPRSLKKGPFVDDHLMKKVEAQNEKGTKNVIKTWSRRSMIVPEMIGHTIGVHDGRKHVPVFITDAMVGHKLGEFAPTRTFRSHVKEDRRSRRG, translated from the coding sequence ATGCCACGTAGCCTTAAGAAGGGCCCGTTCGTGGACGACCACCTGATGAAGAAGGTGGAAGCCCAGAACGAGAAGGGCACCAAGAACGTGATCAAGACGTGGTCGCGGCGCTCCATGATCGTGCCGGAGATGATCGGCCACACGATCGGCGTGCACGACGGCCGCAAGCACGTCCCGGTGTTCATCACCGACGCGATGGTGGGGCACAAGCTCGGCGAGTTCGCGCCGACGCGCACGTTCCGCAGCCATGTGAAGGAAGACCGCCGCAGCAGGCGCGGCTGA
- the rplV gene encoding 50S ribosomal protein L22 yields MEARAQARYIRVTPRKARRVVDLIRGLPAAEAQAVLRFAPQAASEPVGKVLASAIANAEHNHKLDSDTLVVSRAWVDEGPMLKRFRPRAQGRAYRINKRTSHITVVVESREETASTGGGRKTRRAR; encoded by the coding sequence ATGGAAGCCAGGGCCCAGGCGCGGTACATCCGCGTCACGCCCAGGAAGGCCCGCCGCGTGGTGGACCTCATCCGCGGCCTGCCGGCCGCGGAGGCTCAGGCGGTGCTGCGGTTCGCCCCCCAAGCTGCGAGTGAGCCGGTGGGCAAGGTGCTGGCGAGTGCCATCGCCAACGCCGAGCACAACCACAAGCTCGACTCGGACACGCTGGTCGTCAGCCGTGCGTGGGTCGACGAGGGGCCGATGCTGAAGCGCTTCCGGCCCCGCGCCCAGGGCCGGGCTTACCGCATCAACAAGCGCACGAGCCACATCACCGTGGTCGTGGAGTCGCGTGAGGAGACCGCGTCCACCGGCGGCGGAAGGAAGACGAGGAGGGCCCGGTAG